taattcattaaaaataattggaaTCTTAATTGCATAAAGAATTTAAATATAATGCATACCTCTAATGGTTCATGAGAAATGGCTTTGAATCAGATCGGAACAATGTCTGCAGTCCCGCTGCATTAATCTGTCCCGTGCAGATGTATTTTACTGTGGAACATGCAGCAGACAACTATAATCTGTGCCACCTTTTCTTGGATATATAGAAGCGCTCCTCCAGTGTGATCCAGACAACGGTTTTGTGCCATAAAGGGATCCAGACTCAAGAACATGCAGCGTTAAAAGGAGTTTTTCCATAGGACATATGGCATGGCTTCTATTTGTGACTTGCTCCAAATCAGCCCTCAGAAGGGCATTGCTGGATAGATATATCTCTACTACCAATTATGTTGACGTGGTCACAGAAGGTTGTCTCTATCTGTGGTCTGTCATTCTGCCTATGCCTCGAAGTTGCCACAATGACCCTAGACGTGTTTGTGATGCTGTGCCAGTTTGCACCTACCTTTCAATCGTGCTAAAAATAggtgcaaaaacagaaaacgcAATCCGATTCATGTTTGATAAGTCACACTGACGGAGCTAAATGTGCACGTTCTGATAATCAGCATATAGTCTGCATATTCATGCAGGCAAACACGCTAAATGGATTGCGTCTAGTAGGTTTTACCTGACATGTCCTGCTCACATCTTACCGCCAGGCCATGGTCTGCAGAGAGCTTCCAAAATGTCAGAGGCATCTCTGTCATAAGGTATTAGTCAGTAGATGGGTGCTAAATAGTTTACAAATGATTACATACGTCATACGAGTGCAGTGAAGACAGCCATTTTCAAGTGAAAATATGGTGCAACAGTGACGTTACCAACAACTGCACAATCCTCCTAAAGTAATAAGGAGATAAGAAGAACACTTGCCAGGGAGGCCAAGATGCCAACAGCAACACCTGCAGTATATGTGACAACACTCTCTTGTATTATTTCTATATCTGGGATATGGGGGTAGCATGGCAAGATGGCAGCCTTTACTTTTGAAGAAAGACATCCAAGTATGGTTAAATTTAGCAGAACTAATTGTAGGAAATaagctgtggtctgatgaaaaaaacaaagttgaacTTTTCTGCCATTGTTTCCATAGGTATGTTGGTTGCAAAAACAACACTGCATATCACCAAAAGGAACACCAGATCATCTTTGAACCATGGTGGTGAAAGTATCATGCTTTGTTTCTTCAGCTGAAACTGAATCATTGATCAACAGGGTGGAAATACCAGTGAATGTTGGTGAAAAACCTTCTGGCTTCTGTTGAAGAGGAACATGCAAATAGGCAGAAGATTGGCTTCACAGAAGAAGATTAAAGTTTTCGGTCCAACAACAGCCTGGATCTGATTAAAATTCTGAGGAAGGCTGTGCAAAGGAAACGTCCTTCtaatccaaaaatatttaaacatatcaAGAAAGAGTGGGCAAATGTAGCCAAGTCAATATGTGCCATGCTTGCAAAGCCCTTCCCAAATTCTGTAATAAAATCTGAAGGTGCTTCAACAACGTATTAGTTTAATGGTGCACACACGTATGCAaccagattatttttattttttatttttcctctacagattttggtttgtttttgaacCTGCCTTTTAAACAGGCGTGTGTAGACTTTAAATCCACCAAGGTTGAAGTTTACCGAGGACCCGTCTCACCTGACAGTGATAGCGCGTCCAGCTGGTCACGTGTTTCTGCGGCTGAATGTCGTTCACGGTGCCGAGGGACTTGACCCTGCTCTGTGACACGACGGCGCCCATGATTTCACATTCCATGGAGACAAAAGGGTACCAGTCACTGGGGATCTCCTGATCAGATCCCAGCTCCAGTTTACAAGAGAATGAATGGGGATGATCCACTGCTGCaagagggaaaaaagaaaatagaaaatctaTGTGCTTTTGTAGTTAACAATGGTATACCAGCAGCAAAATATGCAATGCCAAGCAAGCCAAAAGTACTGAGACTGTGAAATATTATGAAGATTTTGTAAAGCTGACCTGCCAATTCTGATGTCATCAGATTCAAATTTTTCTTTAACAACTAAAATAACAACAGAATACATCTACTTTTTGAGGGAATTTTAAATTAACAGTtgtaacaataaaatgttttcttggtaaaataaaacaacacttttCTCAAAAACAGCCAAATTTCCTACAAAAATACACCAAAATCATACAGGTAATGCAACAAATGTGTCTGTAAATCaaacatgaccaaaagaatTACAAGGTATCCaatttactctttttaataacatattatattttacaaaatttgtttttgtgcaaATTTCAAATCATAGAAGTGCAATATTATCACAAGATGTTCAATAATTGATACAAGATCTATTCGAAATACATAAGAGCTGTGTTAAAGATTAATAATGCCAATAAAAGGAAAAGGCTAAGATTTAGTGCCATTTGTGGTAGATCATTATatcattaattaatttattgtagCAACAAAGGACCCTTAGGAAGCATTTTCTCTTctgaacatttaatttttattttaggacCAGAGGAGACATCACACTGTGAGTGAGGGATAATTTAGCGCAGCTAAATGGTACATAGACTGAATTTATATCGTGCTTTTCTACTCATACTGACCACTGAAAGCGCTGTGACACCTCAGTCTCATTCACTCAGCCGCACTCACAATGTTGGagcattcatacaccgataaaCACAGATCAGTGGGCAACTTagagttaagtgccttgcccaagtCCACATTTACATGTGGCAGGGGGAAGCTGGAATCAGACCCATAACTTTCAATTTGCAAGACAGATCCTCTTACTAGTGAGCCACAGCCACCCCAATTAGCATAATTTACTGTATGTATTAGTCTCTGTGTGTATTCCCTGCAGAGTAATTAGATCATTACCTTAAAAGTGACATCAACACCTGCTAACATGTCCTAATGCAGTACGATCTGTTACAGATGGAATTGGACTCTGCATTAACACCTTCAGCTTTCCTGTTATTTGCTGAACTCTCCCTCAGTGTTCAAGTTAAGCAGCTGCCTGAATAAATATCCAGCATGTCTCAGTAGAAATCACATTTTCTCTCCTAGAAGCTTCTCTGAGCTTTTATGCTTTCTCTTTGAATATTTCCCTGATACAGAAACAGCTAGAGCAGATTTTATGCCTCAGTAACTTCCATTCCAAGGTATGTTGCTGTCGGCATAATCTGATAGTAAGTGTCACTGAGggaaataaataacaggaaaaaGCTGCAAATCACTGATCTGGGCTGATCAGGAGCAGATTTCTGTGTccatttctaaaatatttctgtctacatctcctgcttttttttaatttcacttcCAAGAAGCCACATTTTCCTATAATTTCATAAGTGGTCTTGATCATGTTTCCTGAGGCTTTTTACAGAGATTTAGAAAGGACTTCAGCTGCTCAAACATTCCCCTATATTCACTAAAACAATTTGAAGGAATATGTTACCCCTTAATCACATCCCGTTAGATTTCTGCAATTTTCTGCATACAGATCATTTCTATCGTGTCTGAAAATGCTCAAAATGCAGCTGTTCACCTTCTGATGGGAAGGAGAAAGCAACACCTGTTCTGGCCTCCGCTCCATCTAAGAATACAGTTTAACATTTTAGTGGTTGTTTTTAGGACTCCAAAGAATATGGCACCAATTATCTGTTTGAACATTTACATCATCACACACTAGCTGGAGCTCTGAGATCCACACACCAGCTACTGTTGGACAGATTCAAAACCAAATATAACAGCAGCTTTACATTGGTAGCCTCCAATCAGTGTTCAGACATTCCATCATTTTAAAACCCAGCTTAAAACATCCATTTTTCTCTCCCTGTTATTTGTAATTGAAAGACACATCTAGACTTTTATTAgggcaaatgtttttattatgtttctgTAATGTTTAACGGTATTGTTATTGCAGCGTGTCTGTTAAGCAACTGTTGACAGTATGGATACCTGAGCAGAAAGCCTGACTAACTGTTCCTATATAAAGATTTAGAATATTCTGCAGGATAAGCTTTTGAAAAAATACTATTGCATTTTGTGGGAGTTTATTCAACAATTTTGTATAAGtctaaaaatctaaatcaataaataaatacagtcaTAAAAGTTTAGAACACTTGATACATATTGAGGTTTTTCTATGTTTCCCTTCAGTTCTCTTTGGAAAAACCTCAGACTagactttgtgtttttcttacagCAAGGTTTTTCTCTTTGCATGCTTCCCATGACATGTGTGCAGTATCTTTCTGATTGCACAGGCATGCACTTTCATACTTCCAGTAGCAAGAGCTTTCTGTAGCTCCCGCAATGtgattttagggtttttggagACTAATTTTAGCATGTGTGGCCTGCTTTTGGGGTAAAATTAGTTGGAAGCCAGACCTGGGCCTGTTAGCAGTTGTTTAGTCTATTTGGTGGATTTTAAATTCGTTGAGACCCATATTACCAGACTTGCAACCTGTTACAATCTTTTTCCGAGGGCCTCAGCATATTCAATCCTGGTGTTCCTTAACTTCAGCAGTTACATACCAAACTAAATGCCCGTTAAAAAAGGGGAAACCCCCTTCATAATGGCGAGTAATGATGCTTTCATCATGTGATGCAATCCAAGCCATTTCAAGTGGGAATAAACACAGAGGTGTCCCGATTTATTTCGCATCATAAACTGCActttttttctggaatttctCAATATTGTTCCATTTGATATTGATCAACTCAGGGTTATTATaccatgagaatctcatacaAACCCATACCTACTCTGGCTGCTAGGaagaacaaataaagaaatgagGGGTTGCTACAACTTGGGTGTATCTGTGGTAGTGCAGTTCTTTTAGTTAATCTCTCTGTGAAGTGTTACCTGTGTTCTTGGCAGGGAGTCTATCGATCCTCCACACAATGGCTGAATAAACGTTCTCGTACTTGACAGATCCGATGGACACCTGCATGACGGGCTGTGTATCCGTGGCTCTGACAGAGCCCAGGCAGGCGTTTCTGTTCATTCGGGCCTTCAGCGACCTTTGCCGCAGCAAGGCCACAGTCTGCGTCACCTTGACCCAATTGCCTGGAACTGGAACGCGGATCACTATGCTTTCGCACAGTGGGTAAGAGGTGTCAGAAGTGCTGAGGGAGGAGAGGAAGGTGGTCGACATGTTGAGGAAGGCTTGGAGTTCCACGTAGGCTCCTTGGACCGTGACCATGGCTTTGATTGAGAAGGGGATTTCGGTGCAGCCCAGGACTGCTGTTTTGTACCGCATCAGCTCCACCCTGCACGCATCAGGAGGAGAGAACTTTATGAGTCGGGACGTCTGAAACTCAGTCTCATTCACGCATTTGTGAAAATGGTGGTCAGTGATCTCCATCCAGAGGTCGCTGTCCTCCTCATACCCGTAGCTGGAGTTAGAATGCAGCAAACCAAGATCATTCAGGGCAAGGAAACAGTCCCCTTGTCCattcagaaaagaaagacaGTGGATCTGGGTAAAAGCTGCTCTCTCCATGACTTCCCCCGACTTATCCAGTTGTATCCAGATGTGATCGGTGACCTGCAGCGATAGCTCTTGCTCGTCGTACTGTCGCCTCTGCTGGTGGGGCACACAGAGCTTGAAGATCTCCTCCTCGATGGAGACAACCAAGTCCTCCATGTCCCCATGCACAGTGGAGCCAAACTTAAGCAGCTGCTCGACCTCTGCCTCATGGCTGATCTCTGGCTTTGGGTGAAAACGCTTCTTCTCTGTGTAGGAGAAGAGTTCTACCTTGACGGTGAGAACTTTTCTGGGCACGCTGTAGCTTTCCACTTTAAGATCTGACAGCCTGCACTGAGGGAGAAGCTGAAACTCTTTGTACGGCTTCTCCAGCCCTTTCTCGTAGAACATCTGCAGCACACCTCCGGGCAACAGGCGAAGATAGATGGGTCCCCACTGTCGGGAGGACATGCGGTTCTTTTTTTCAGGAATCCTGAGCATGACGGGCCAGCCATCCCTCTTTTGGCTACGGAAAAGACCCCGGGGAACAAACTGAACCGAACCGTCACTTATCAACTTCTCCTCACCCTTCAGCCTATCCGTATTGTCCTCCTTTCCTACTTGTAGGTCTTCCAGTTTAttgcaaacaaaagaaaaagggtTATGAGGTTGGTCGTGTGGAGGCGTACTGCCATCTTTGGTCCGAATAAAGAATCGTGGTAGGCTGTTGTCTGTGTCCGAGTCTGAGGAAGTACTGCCCACGTCTGCACTTTGTCTGGAATCATCCCAGAAGGGGTTGAAGTGTCCAGATTTTCCCTTGAAAGCAGGGAAAGGGCTTGGTCCATCTACAGTTTGACTCAGGGTCTCTGGTACAAGTGAAGGCACAGAGACCCCTGATGGGCTGGAGAAACTCCGGaggaaaacattattttccGACGATGGGGAGTGAAATGGGGTGGTGCTCGTGGAGACTCTAGTCACAGGAGTATTCAAAGCCCTGTCAAAAGGTCCAAAAGACTTTCCACTGGAATCTGACTGGCTTTGAGGAGATTCCAGGGAAGTACTGAAACTCCAGGAAGTGTCTTTGATTGGAGGAAGCACCAACTTCAGACCATTGGGACGTGGTACTGATGCTTTGATAAGATCGGCTGACTGCAGGGGCTTCTGAGGCGATGAGACTGGTATGACGTCATCGTCAAAGGTGACCCAGTTTGaatggttagtggagcacatgGCTGGAGAGTTCAAAGAACAACGGTTCAAAATCTTTTTCCAtctgttaaataaaacaaaaacaggactTAGAAAAAACCTTAAACAGGTTTTGAGTTACTAAAGACAAAATCTGAGTTTTAAGCAGATTTAAAGCACAAACAACTACAGTTATCACACCAAAACCGTGAGCCTGATGACAATAATAAAGCAGGCTAAATCCCTAAAATTAAAACTCATGTCTTTCGCTCCATCAGTTTAAAGTGAAGAACATATTTTAGTCTCAAAGATAAGAGGCTTTCATAGACAatctaaatttgtttttgtttacctatGTGCTCTGAGTTATAGAAAAAGAGATTATATTCGCagaccttttcatattttgtcacattgcaaccacaaactgtgATATtgtattttacaacaaaaaaaactagatAAATTTAGGCCCATTTTTTTGcccaaaatagctcaaactcagtcggATTAGATGAAGAGAATCAgcgaacagcaattttcaagtcttacaaACGATTCTCAACCAGGAGCGTCCAACTCCAGTCTTCAAGAGTCCCTGTCATGTATGTTTTAGAGGTGGCTCTGCTCCAACAGGGCTGAATTAATTCCTCAGTCGGTATATCAAAAAGTTCGGCAGAGGCTTGATAATTAACCATTCATTTGACTCAGGAGTGTTGAACCAGgggatgatctaaaacatgctGGGCACCAGCTCTTGACAACTACAGCTGGACACCTCTGACACTTTAATCTTATTGAGAtctgatatttttaaaaagaggaaaatCGAAATACTTTATGATGAACTTGCTCTAAAATGGATTTGAGAGAAGTTGGCCATTGTAGGCACAGATCCAGCATCATTAAACAGCATGAAGTAAACTGAGATTGGGCCTTAACGTCACACAGCAGCTGGTAAAGCAAGAagcctgaaaaacataaagcCTTTTTAATGTGCCCGCCATCGCTGTAGGATGAATGTCATAGTTGTGGGACATAtttccaaaaaatatttaattggacAGTAGATAGAGAGTAAACATGCTGCAATCCACATACAGTCTTGCAGTTAATTTTCCCACGAATCAATCATCGTCTGTCCTTTGATGTGTTGGCAGCTCTGCTCTCAGAAACATCAAGCTCAAAGGCCACAGAGAGAAGTCACTTATAAACTGCTGAAGCTCCATCTCCCAATAAAGAAAAGAGCTGAAAGCCTCAATTACAGCTTCCCTCCTCTCTCCAAGATCACAGCCACCACTTGCAAGACGGAGACATCCAATGGAAAGTTCCCCTCGGTATTAATAAACACGAGACTTGGGGGCGGTATCTGACTCGGGAAGAGCAGATTGACAGCCACTCAGTCAAACACAGAAGAACATCTTCCTAATGGGAGGATATTTGTAAATCATGCGCACACTTCTACAAGTTCACCCGTCCTCTCTGACTTACAGAAGCAGTCAGCTTTGATTCAAAGAGAAGGATGGGTTCTTTCAGAGGTTTGAGAAGGAGGGGGAGTTCACTGACAGGCTTATTTCCAGTTCTCTTCCTGGGCTCTCTCGCAGGCGGTGCAGAAATGAGACGCTGCTAAATCTACGGAGGACAAAAGAACACATTCCACGCATTCCTCTGGGACCAGCGGCATTGCACACAGGATATACATGCCTGCTCTACTTGTGTGTACTCACAGCAAATATTACCATAATGTCACTATTATATCTAAAATAAGCACTACATATTCTGATTTGTCTGGTTATTAATCAGAGTCGAACTCACCAAGACGCTGAGAAAGAAAGACCCCGCAGATTAAGATAGGCACATAATAATGCAAGAACAGATTAAAGAAGATTaaggtatttttttattattacctcATTTTTTGACTCAACTCAAATGCCATTTTTGGACATAGAAATTGTTATTATAGCAAATATATGAGCaattgaaagaaaaactgttgtaAAAATACATGTGCAAATATATCCAGCTGTTCACTCAGGGGAACAGAGCTGAAATATTCTGACTGTGACAGAAACTAGTACTTATAGTCAGTTAGCCACAAACGTTGACTGAGCTGAAACCGCTTCAGAGCAAAGCTGCTGagttaagaaaaaagaaaagatgagcATGCAGATGCTTCCTGATGACACGAGTCAGGTTCCTGTTGGATCCTCTGGATGTTTCCCATGTTTCCTGCCACACTATCGATTAAGTCTGCGGTTTTCCTGGGATGATACAAAATAATAGAAATGGCACACCCTCACAATACATTTCTGCTGTGATGCGCAATGACATGATCCAGGGCAGTGACTGAAAATGAGATGACCCATTTCCAAAGGCATGATCACTATCACCAGCTgggacaaaaagaaagaaaaagagagacctccctacaaacaaagcaaaaccaaCTTCACACACACTAAATAAATTTTTCTTGTTGCTGTTGTAGAGTTTGGTTCAGACCCAGAAAAGCATAactaggaggaaaaaaaaaatacaactaaaaAAGCAGGAATTAAATATGTGAGTGTCTGCAGTTTTCTCTCTGACAATTAGGGAAGgctaatgaggaaaaaaaaaaaacagctgaagttAAAGTTGGACTGTCACTTGTGGAAGTAATATCAAAGGATTTcctgcagaaataaaaacagtctgTGGGCAATGATTCTGCTGGTTTTAATAACCACATTTCTTCAGAGTTACTGTAGCTTTTAGAACTCTGACATCAGGAGGCCTTCTTGTCGTTTTTCTGACTTGGAACTCGAAAACTCTGACTTCCGAGTACAAAGAGAATGTCCCACCGGCTACACCTGGAATTGGATTAACCAACCCGCTAACTTTTCAAAAAAGTGCCTAGCGGCAAATCGAGTGCCTTTTTGGTAAACTGACAGCAACGTTTTGAAGAAAGTTGCCGCATGAATGACCTGAACCTGTTACCACATGCAGCAACCGACAGCAACACGCTGCCGAGCCGTTCTCGGAGCACAGGCAATGAGCTGCGCATGTGCAGAAAAAAGTCCGCTCCAGTCCACATAAAACTCTGCAAAGaactttctttccttttccctCTTTTTCAAATTATCTGTCAACTTACAGAGTTTTTGTTCATCCTGgtgattttaaatcattttaggtTTTATTAGGAACGAAAACATAGAACAAAACATAGACTGtatatagaaaaacaaaacatgtattaattttgtacaataaacaaaaataactatTGAGTCAAAATTAAGTTGGTGCTGCAGAGCTGAAGCTTTTTAATGGGAGACATAACTTTGTTAGGACTGTCTAACTTTTTATTAACCTTTACTGAGAAACAGAAACATATGAAAACTGAGAACATAAACTCTGGTGTCCCTAAATGATACAATTAAACTGTCTTGTAActcattattttattgtaattactGCATTTACGGCAGACCAGTTATTTGATGTATAGTTGTATACACTGATTTATTCAAATGTATATTTATGATCACTGTGGCTCCCAATTTGTCCACCACAAACTTGTCTTACGTGTTATAAGAGTTGAAATGAACTTACCAAAAGTCAACAGGTTGCCTCTGCACTTTTGCAAAATGGTAGGCTTAGATTCCCACAAAACATAAAACGTTTACCTTGCTGAAAGTAATAGTACGACTACATTATTCATACTAGATGCACCAGTATACACTTCCGGGGCACAGCTCAACatcaaacagacaaaaaacagtCAGTATTCCTAAACACAAGATGATACACAGTAAAATGCGTAATAGTTGGTTAATTTACACTTTAGATCCTACACCACAGTTTCTGTGTGGCACCCTTCTACAATCTGCCCACCCCCAAGAAAAAATATTCTAGACACACCCCTGGTCCCCTCTCTATTCGGTAACTTTCAGCAGCTGTTGGGGTCCTCGCCTGTTTTCTTTCACGCCTTTTCCACGCTGTTTTTATTTCGGACATGGAAACTATAACTATCAACAACTACAAGCCCGAACACAAACGTGAAGAAAAAGTTGAAAATATAACCATAATCGTCATCTTTATTTCGCTGTTGACTTTTCCAGCCGATATACACGAGCGGTCTTTA
This genomic stretch from Girardinichthys multiradiatus isolate DD_20200921_A chromosome 22, DD_fGirMul_XY1, whole genome shotgun sequence harbors:
- the LOC124859182 gene encoding stonin-1, encoding MCSTNHSNWVTFDDDVIPVSSPQKPLQSADLIKASVPRPNGLKLVLPPIKDTSWSFSTSLESPQSQSDSSGKSFGPFDRALNTPVTRVSTSTTPFHSPSSENNVFLRSFSSPSGVSVPSLVPETLSQTVDGPSPFPAFKGKSGHFNPFWDDSRQSADVGSTSSDSDTDNSLPRFFIRTKDGSTPPHDQPHNPFSFVCNKLEDLQVGKEDNTDRLKGEEKLISDGSVQFVPRGLFRSQKRDGWPVMLRIPEKKNRMSSRQWGPIYLRLLPGGVLQMFYEKGLEKPYKEFQLLPQCRLSDLKVESYSVPRKVLTVKVELFSYTEKKRFHPKPEISHEAEVEQLLKFGSTVHGDMEDLVVSIEEEIFKLCVPHQQRRQYDEQELSLQVTDHIWIQLDKSGEVMERAAFTQIHCLSFLNGQGDCFLALNDLGLLHSNSSYGYEEDSDLWMEITDHHFHKCVNETEFQTSRLIKFSPPDACRVELMRYKTAVLGCTEIPFSIKAMVTVQGAYVELQAFLNMSTTFLSSLSTSDTSYPLCESIVIRVPVPGNWVKVTQTVALLRQRSLKARMNRNACLGSVRATDTQPVMQVSIGSVKYENVYSAIVWRIDRLPAKNTAVDHPHSFSCKLELGSDQEIPSDWYPFVSMECEIMGAVVSQSRVKSLGTVNDIQPQKHVTSWTRYHCQAKLYLSIIDDVIESMKELFLDEGLEDRVLDDLRHLWESKMMQSKAMEDFRKNNVNSTNFVLKLPASYTQADRNQDLAAPVMIPTTQNIHSLPVKNNTKTPATFSLPAALAYPVQIPAGVTLQTASGQLYKVNVPVVVTQAPVGQQPASHLSQKVPERSKVPASQPAAIPPNPVLLHEPEPSSAPSSFITQTRTSLALIQENSLPHEPPGAEVTLGENEANSQPEPLNIGVTASPCPQFLDFQISTEEAAFAQKTHSRDIDEILKEVIEEERVKAERARKLAGNAGNHSGTDLGLDLDYAYSELSDIVQLDGPADNSDPEEDEEVPLEENDFLGLINAEAIRALQEENGSDGNSISSSSDDGGADELSNVEEDPLNSGDDVVEQDIPDLFDTDNVIVCQYDKIHRSKNRWKFHLKDGVMSYGGRDYVFSKAIGEAEW